A genome region from Methylobacterium sp. FF17 includes the following:
- a CDS encoding DUF1236 domain-containing protein yields the protein MPKFINVIAAAFLTLSSGVCVQAQAQGLARGAQDGAERGGNIAGPLGAAVGSAIGGAVGSANEILGVDRRERFRIYTLGERRPSVAFSGQVRVGTVLPKEGVIYYDVPPEFALKGYNYTIVNDHPVLVEPGTRRIVEVIN from the coding sequence ATGCCAAAGTTCATCAACGTCATCGCTGCTGCCTTTCTGACGTTGAGTTCAGGCGTTTGCGTCCAAGCTCAGGCTCAAGGCCTCGCCCGCGGAGCCCAGGATGGTGCAGAGCGCGGAGGGAATATCGCTGGCCCGTTGGGGGCTGCCGTTGGGAGCGCGATCGGTGGAGCCGTCGGCAGCGCCAATGAGATCCTTGGCGTCGACAGGCGTGAGCGCTTCCGCATCTACACCCTTGGAGAACGGCGGCCCTCGGTCGCCTTTTCAGGTCAAGTTAGGGTCGGGACTGTTCTCCCAAAGGAGGGGGTAATCTACTACGATGTGCCGCCGGAGTTCGCACTGAAGGGCTACAACTACACAATCGTCAACGATCATCCAGTGTTGGTCGAGCCGGGCACCCGTCGGATTGTGGAAGTCATCAATTGA